In one window of Gossypium hirsutum isolate 1008001.06 chromosome A01, Gossypium_hirsutum_v2.1, whole genome shotgun sequence DNA:
- the LOC107920981 gene encoding protein SEMI-ROLLED LEAF 2 isoform X2 produces the protein MLQKILYASQSTSLEQRCYKELRNEKFQSVKTVMCIYRKLLVSCKEQMSLFSSSLLSIIQTLLDQTRHDEMRIIGCQTLFYFLNNQNDGTCMFKLEGFIPKLCQLAQETGESEREKNLRAAGLQALSSMIWFMGIHSHISVEFDNIVSVVLENYEDPRKNLENHNGGKSQLEKEVVKDEGHDSPSPDVPITFPSWDTIVNDNGEQNVSVEDAQNPSFWSRVCLHNMANLAKEATTARRVLESLFRYLDSENLWTLQTGLAFPVLKDMQLLMESSGQNTHFLLSLLVKHLDHKSVLKQPDVQLQILEVTSSLARYSKVEPSVAILGAVSDVMRHLRKSIHCSLDDATLGVETINWNKNFKEAVDNCLVQLSQKVGDAGPILDAMAVMLENISNITVIARATVSVVYRTAQVIASIPNPSYLNKAFPESLFHQLLPAMVHPDHETRIGAHRIFSVVLVPTSVCPQQSSVPPLTNKAIPRTLSRTVSVFSSSAALFEKLRKEKSFSRGNGYIEKQSIVNEGSNNMILNRLNSSYSRASSSRNLYVPLQTDKNSLSNSNTQSEAHSLRLSSTQISLLLSSIWAQSVSPQNTPRNYEAIAHTYSLVLLFSRAKNSSNEALVRSFQLAFSLRCISLNEGGPLPPSCRRSLFTLATSMILFSSKASNILPIVYSTKVALRERVVDPFLHLVEDCKLKVVDTGSDRPTNVYGSKEDDDLAAKTLSQIQITPEQDNESLASEILKSLGISSEPELSNTRAQLLSKFLPDDVCPLGSHLTIDQLHKEYQAGAEESKSTKEDDAFAEPFECQTKDGSGFSQETPKPLDVNQLLDSVWETSDQFGRISVSTGPDMSYKDMAHHCETLLTGKQQKMSDLMSVHLRQDSYFQNPFHAEQPGPVFEQTSGTNSLQQPVGTLPMLCATEYQNHLQPFSFPSSTPYDNILKAAGC, from the exons ATGCTTCAAAAAATCCTTTACGCATCCCAAAG TACTTCCCTTGAGCAAAGGTGTTACAAGGAGTTGAGGAATGAGAAGTTTCAATCAGTGAAAACCGTTATGTGTATTTACAGGAAATTGTTGGTCTCTTGTAAGGAGCAAAT GTCATTATTTTCTAGTAGCTTACTGAGCATTATACAGACACTGCTGGATCAAACACGGCATGATGAAATGAGAATTATAGGATGTCAGactcttttttactttttaaataatcAG AATGATGGCACTTGCATGTTTAAGTTAGAAGGCTTTATTCCAAAACTATGTCAATTAGCTCAAGAAACTGGAGAAagtgaaagggaaaaaaatctaCGTGCAGCTGGGTTGCAAGCACTTTCTTCAATG ATTTGGTTTATGGGCATACACTCTCACATTTCGGTGGAATTCGATAAT ATTGTTTCAgtagtcttggaaaattatgaagACCCAAGGAAAAATTTGGAGAACCATAATGGTGGCAAAAGTCAGTTGGAAAAAGAAGTGGTAAAGGATGAGGGTCATGACTCTCCATCACCAGATGTCCCCATAACATTTCCTTCTTGGGACACAATTGTGAATGACAATGGAGAACAAAATGTCTCAGT GGAAGACGCCCAAAATCCCAGCTTCTGGTCCAGAGTTTGCTTACATAACATGGCAAACCTAGCCAAGGAAGCTACAACAGCAAGACGTGTTCTTGAGTCTTTGTTCCGTTACTTGGATAGTGAAAACTTATGGACTCTTCAAACTGGTCTTGCCTTTCCAGTCTTAAAGGATATGCAGCTTTTAATGGAGAGCTCTG GACAGAATACACATTTTTTGCTGTCATTATTAGTTAAGCATCTTGACCATAAAAGTGTTCTCAAACAACCTGACGTGCAACTTCAGATTCTAGAGGTTACATCCTCCCTTGCTCGATATTCAAAAGTTGAGCCTTCTGTAGCAATACTTGGTGCAGTTAGTGATGTTATGAGGCATTTACGAAAGAGCATACATTGCTCACTTGACGATGCAACTCTGGGAGTTGAAACTATAAATTGGAACAAGAACTTTAAAGAAGCTGTAGATAACTGCCTTGTACAGTTATCGCAAAAG GTTGGAGATGCAGGTCCAATTCTTGATGCTATGGCTGTGATGTTGGAGAACATCTCAAATATTACAGTTATAGCTAGAGCTACAGTCTCTGTTGTCTATCGAACTGCTCAAGTTATTGCTTCAATTCCAAATCCATCTTATCTAAACAAG GCTTTTCCTGAGTCATTGTTCCATCAATTACTCCCAGCTATGGTCCACCCTGACCATGAAACACGAATTGGTGCTCACCGTATCTTTTCTGTTGTGCTTGTCCCAACTTCAGTTTGCCCTCAACAATCCTCTGTTCCTCCATTAACAAACAAAGCCATTCCAAGAACACTTTCAAGAACTGTCTCTGTCTTTTCTTCATCAGCTGCCCTTTTTGAGAAGCTAAGGAAGGAGAAATCTTTCTCAAGGGGGAATGGTTATATAGAAAAACAAAGTATTGTTAATGAGGGAAGTAATAATATGATTCTGAATAGATTGAATTCATCTTATAGTCGAGCATCTAGTTCAAGAAATCTGTATGTACCTTTGCAAACAGATAAAAATTCTCTGAGCAATTCAAATACACAATCT GAGGCCCATTCTCTACGGCTTAGTAGCACCCAGATCAGTCTCTTGCTTTCATCAATTTGGGCACAGTCTGTCTCTCCTCAAAATACACCACGAAACTATGAAGCAATTGCTCATACATACAGCCTAGTGTTGCTCTTCTCTCGAGCCAAG AATTCTAGCAATGAGGCTCTTGTTCGTAGTTTCCAGCTAGCCTTTTCATTGCGATGTATCTCTCTTAATGAAGGAG GGCCACTTCCACCATCATGTCGTAGATCACTTTTCACCTTGGCAACATCAATGATCCTATTTTCATCAAAAGCATCCAATATTCTTCCTATTGTCTATTCTACGAAGGTTGCTCTTAGAGAAAGAGTG GTTGATCCATTCTTGCACTTGGTGGAAGATTGCAAGTTGAAGGTAGTTGACACTGGGTCTGACCGACCAACAAATGTTTATGGATCtaaagaagatgacgatttggcTGCAAAGACACTCTCACAAATTCAGATTACCCCAGAGCAAGATAATGAAAGCCTTGCTTCTGAGATCTTGAAAAGCTTGGGAATTTCGTCAGAA cCTGAATTGTCCAATACACGAGCACAGCTGTTAAGTAAATTCTTGCCAGATGATGTGTGTCCTCTAGGTTCCCACTTGACTATCGATCAACTGCATAAAGAATATCAAGCTGGTGCGGAAGAGAGTAAATCTACCAAGGAG GATGATGCTTTTGCAGAACCATTTGAATGTCAAACCAAGGATGGTTCAGGGTTTTCCCAGGAAACTCCAAAACCCTTGGATGTTAATCAACTCCTTGATTCA GTATGGGAGACTTCAGATCAGTTCGGAAGAATATCTGTCTCAACAGGACCTGACATGTCTTACAAGGATATGGCCCATCATTGTGAGACACTCCTAACCGGGAAACAGCAGAAGATGTCTGATTTGATGAGTGTCCACCTGAGACAAGACAGCTATTTTCAAAATCCTTTTCATGCAGAACAG CCTGGCCCTGTCTTTGAGCAAACAAGTGGTACCAACTCATTGCAACAGCCTGTTGGCACTCTTCCAATGCTGTGTGCAACTGAGTACCAGAACCATCTCCAGCCCTTCAGTTTTCCGTCCTCAACTCCATATGATAACATCCTAAAAGCTGCTGGTTGTTGA
- the LOC107920981 gene encoding protein SEMI-ROLLED LEAF 2 isoform X1, with protein MSFISGAISRQVLPACGSLCFLCPGLRTRSRQPVKRYKKMIAEIFPRNQEEGPNERKIGKLCEYASKNPLRIPKISTSLEQRCYKELRNEKFQSVKTVMCIYRKLLVSCKEQMSLFSSSLLSIIQTLLDQTRHDEMRIIGCQTLFYFLNNQNDGTCMFKLEGFIPKLCQLAQETGESEREKNLRAAGLQALSSMIWFMGIHSHISVEFDNIVSVVLENYEDPRKNLENHNGGKSQLEKEVVKDEGHDSPSPDVPITFPSWDTIVNDNGEQNVSVEDAQNPSFWSRVCLHNMANLAKEATTARRVLESLFRYLDSENLWTLQTGLAFPVLKDMQLLMESSGQNTHFLLSLLVKHLDHKSVLKQPDVQLQILEVTSSLARYSKVEPSVAILGAVSDVMRHLRKSIHCSLDDATLGVETINWNKNFKEAVDNCLVQLSQKVGDAGPILDAMAVMLENISNITVIARATVSVVYRTAQVIASIPNPSYLNKAFPESLFHQLLPAMVHPDHETRIGAHRIFSVVLVPTSVCPQQSSVPPLTNKAIPRTLSRTVSVFSSSAALFEKLRKEKSFSRGNGYIEKQSIVNEGSNNMILNRLNSSYSRASSSRNLYVPLQTDKNSLSNSNTQSEAHSLRLSSTQISLLLSSIWAQSVSPQNTPRNYEAIAHTYSLVLLFSRAKNSSNEALVRSFQLAFSLRCISLNEGGPLPPSCRRSLFTLATSMILFSSKASNILPIVYSTKVALRERVVDPFLHLVEDCKLKVVDTGSDRPTNVYGSKEDDDLAAKTLSQIQITPEQDNESLASEILKSLGISSEPELSNTRAQLLSKFLPDDVCPLGSHLTIDQLHKEYQAGAEESKSTKEDDAFAEPFECQTKDGSGFSQETPKPLDVNQLLDSVWETSDQFGRISVSTGPDMSYKDMAHHCETLLTGKQQKMSDLMSVHLRQDSYFQNPFHAEQPGPVFEQTSGTNSLQQPVGTLPMLCATEYQNHLQPFSFPSSTPYDNILKAAGC; from the exons ATGAGTTTCATCTCTGGCGCCATTTCGAGGCAAGTCTTGCCTGCTTGTGGTAGCCTATGTTTCCTTTGCCCTGGACTGCGTACAAGGTCTAGACAGCCTGTCAAGAGGTATAAGAAGATGATTGCCGAAATATTTCCGCGTAATCAG GAGGAAGGACCAAATGAGCGCAAGATAGGAAAGCTGTGTGAATATGCTTCAAAAAATCCTTTACGCATCCCAAAG ATCAGTACTTCCCTTGAGCAAAGGTGTTACAAGGAGTTGAGGAATGAGAAGTTTCAATCAGTGAAAACCGTTATGTGTATTTACAGGAAATTGTTGGTCTCTTGTAAGGAGCAAAT GTCATTATTTTCTAGTAGCTTACTGAGCATTATACAGACACTGCTGGATCAAACACGGCATGATGAAATGAGAATTATAGGATGTCAGactcttttttactttttaaataatcAG AATGATGGCACTTGCATGTTTAAGTTAGAAGGCTTTATTCCAAAACTATGTCAATTAGCTCAAGAAACTGGAGAAagtgaaagggaaaaaaatctaCGTGCAGCTGGGTTGCAAGCACTTTCTTCAATG ATTTGGTTTATGGGCATACACTCTCACATTTCGGTGGAATTCGATAAT ATTGTTTCAgtagtcttggaaaattatgaagACCCAAGGAAAAATTTGGAGAACCATAATGGTGGCAAAAGTCAGTTGGAAAAAGAAGTGGTAAAGGATGAGGGTCATGACTCTCCATCACCAGATGTCCCCATAACATTTCCTTCTTGGGACACAATTGTGAATGACAATGGAGAACAAAATGTCTCAGT GGAAGACGCCCAAAATCCCAGCTTCTGGTCCAGAGTTTGCTTACATAACATGGCAAACCTAGCCAAGGAAGCTACAACAGCAAGACGTGTTCTTGAGTCTTTGTTCCGTTACTTGGATAGTGAAAACTTATGGACTCTTCAAACTGGTCTTGCCTTTCCAGTCTTAAAGGATATGCAGCTTTTAATGGAGAGCTCTG GACAGAATACACATTTTTTGCTGTCATTATTAGTTAAGCATCTTGACCATAAAAGTGTTCTCAAACAACCTGACGTGCAACTTCAGATTCTAGAGGTTACATCCTCCCTTGCTCGATATTCAAAAGTTGAGCCTTCTGTAGCAATACTTGGTGCAGTTAGTGATGTTATGAGGCATTTACGAAAGAGCATACATTGCTCACTTGACGATGCAACTCTGGGAGTTGAAACTATAAATTGGAACAAGAACTTTAAAGAAGCTGTAGATAACTGCCTTGTACAGTTATCGCAAAAG GTTGGAGATGCAGGTCCAATTCTTGATGCTATGGCTGTGATGTTGGAGAACATCTCAAATATTACAGTTATAGCTAGAGCTACAGTCTCTGTTGTCTATCGAACTGCTCAAGTTATTGCTTCAATTCCAAATCCATCTTATCTAAACAAG GCTTTTCCTGAGTCATTGTTCCATCAATTACTCCCAGCTATGGTCCACCCTGACCATGAAACACGAATTGGTGCTCACCGTATCTTTTCTGTTGTGCTTGTCCCAACTTCAGTTTGCCCTCAACAATCCTCTGTTCCTCCATTAACAAACAAAGCCATTCCAAGAACACTTTCAAGAACTGTCTCTGTCTTTTCTTCATCAGCTGCCCTTTTTGAGAAGCTAAGGAAGGAGAAATCTTTCTCAAGGGGGAATGGTTATATAGAAAAACAAAGTATTGTTAATGAGGGAAGTAATAATATGATTCTGAATAGATTGAATTCATCTTATAGTCGAGCATCTAGTTCAAGAAATCTGTATGTACCTTTGCAAACAGATAAAAATTCTCTGAGCAATTCAAATACACAATCT GAGGCCCATTCTCTACGGCTTAGTAGCACCCAGATCAGTCTCTTGCTTTCATCAATTTGGGCACAGTCTGTCTCTCCTCAAAATACACCACGAAACTATGAAGCAATTGCTCATACATACAGCCTAGTGTTGCTCTTCTCTCGAGCCAAG AATTCTAGCAATGAGGCTCTTGTTCGTAGTTTCCAGCTAGCCTTTTCATTGCGATGTATCTCTCTTAATGAAGGAG GGCCACTTCCACCATCATGTCGTAGATCACTTTTCACCTTGGCAACATCAATGATCCTATTTTCATCAAAAGCATCCAATATTCTTCCTATTGTCTATTCTACGAAGGTTGCTCTTAGAGAAAGAGTG GTTGATCCATTCTTGCACTTGGTGGAAGATTGCAAGTTGAAGGTAGTTGACACTGGGTCTGACCGACCAACAAATGTTTATGGATCtaaagaagatgacgatttggcTGCAAAGACACTCTCACAAATTCAGATTACCCCAGAGCAAGATAATGAAAGCCTTGCTTCTGAGATCTTGAAAAGCTTGGGAATTTCGTCAGAA cCTGAATTGTCCAATACACGAGCACAGCTGTTAAGTAAATTCTTGCCAGATGATGTGTGTCCTCTAGGTTCCCACTTGACTATCGATCAACTGCATAAAGAATATCAAGCTGGTGCGGAAGAGAGTAAATCTACCAAGGAG GATGATGCTTTTGCAGAACCATTTGAATGTCAAACCAAGGATGGTTCAGGGTTTTCCCAGGAAACTCCAAAACCCTTGGATGTTAATCAACTCCTTGATTCA GTATGGGAGACTTCAGATCAGTTCGGAAGAATATCTGTCTCAACAGGACCTGACATGTCTTACAAGGATATGGCCCATCATTGTGAGACACTCCTAACCGGGAAACAGCAGAAGATGTCTGATTTGATGAGTGTCCACCTGAGACAAGACAGCTATTTTCAAAATCCTTTTCATGCAGAACAG CCTGGCCCTGTCTTTGAGCAAACAAGTGGTACCAACTCATTGCAACAGCCTGTTGGCACTCTTCCAATGCTGTGTGCAACTGAGTACCAGAACCATCTCCAGCCCTTCAGTTTTCCGTCCTCAACTCCATATGATAACATCCTAAAAGCTGCTGGTTGTTGA
- the LOC107920981 gene encoding protein SEMI-ROLLED LEAF 2 isoform X3: MSFISGAISRQVLPACGSLCFLCPGLRTRSRQPVKRYKKMIAEIFPRNQEEGPNERKIGKLCEYASKNPLRIPKISTSLEQRCYKELRNEKFQSVKTVMCIYRKLLVSCKEQMSLFSSSLLSIIQTLLDQTRHDEMRIIGCQTLFYFLNNQNDGTCMFKLEGFIPKLCQLAQETGESEREKNLRAAGLQALSSMIWFMGIHSHISVEFDNIVSVVLENYEDPRKNLENHNGGKSQLEKEVVKDEGHDSPSPDVPITFPSWDTIVNDNGEQNVSVEDAQNPSFWSRVCLHNMANLAKEATTARRVLESLFRYLDSENLWTLQTGLAFPVLKDMQLLMESSGQNTHFLLSLLVKHLDHKSVLKQPDVQLQILEVTSSLARYSKVEPSVAILGAVSDVMRHLRKSIHCSLDDATLGVETINWNKNFKEAVDNCLVQLSQKVGDAGPILDAMAVMLENISNITVIARATVSVVYRTAQVIASIPNPSYLNKEAHSLRLSSTQISLLLSSIWAQSVSPQNTPRNYEAIAHTYSLVLLFSRAKNSSNEALVRSFQLAFSLRCISLNEGGPLPPSCRRSLFTLATSMILFSSKASNILPIVYSTKVALRERVVDPFLHLVEDCKLKVVDTGSDRPTNVYGSKEDDDLAAKTLSQIQITPEQDNESLASEILKSLGISSEPELSNTRAQLLSKFLPDDVCPLGSHLTIDQLHKEYQAGAEESKSTKEDDAFAEPFECQTKDGSGFSQETPKPLDVNQLLDSVWETSDQFGRISVSTGPDMSYKDMAHHCETLLTGKQQKMSDLMSVHLRQDSYFQNPFHAEQPGPVFEQTSGTNSLQQPVGTLPMLCATEYQNHLQPFSFPSSTPYDNILKAAGC; this comes from the exons ATGAGTTTCATCTCTGGCGCCATTTCGAGGCAAGTCTTGCCTGCTTGTGGTAGCCTATGTTTCCTTTGCCCTGGACTGCGTACAAGGTCTAGACAGCCTGTCAAGAGGTATAAGAAGATGATTGCCGAAATATTTCCGCGTAATCAG GAGGAAGGACCAAATGAGCGCAAGATAGGAAAGCTGTGTGAATATGCTTCAAAAAATCCTTTACGCATCCCAAAG ATCAGTACTTCCCTTGAGCAAAGGTGTTACAAGGAGTTGAGGAATGAGAAGTTTCAATCAGTGAAAACCGTTATGTGTATTTACAGGAAATTGTTGGTCTCTTGTAAGGAGCAAAT GTCATTATTTTCTAGTAGCTTACTGAGCATTATACAGACACTGCTGGATCAAACACGGCATGATGAAATGAGAATTATAGGATGTCAGactcttttttactttttaaataatcAG AATGATGGCACTTGCATGTTTAAGTTAGAAGGCTTTATTCCAAAACTATGTCAATTAGCTCAAGAAACTGGAGAAagtgaaagggaaaaaaatctaCGTGCAGCTGGGTTGCAAGCACTTTCTTCAATG ATTTGGTTTATGGGCATACACTCTCACATTTCGGTGGAATTCGATAAT ATTGTTTCAgtagtcttggaaaattatgaagACCCAAGGAAAAATTTGGAGAACCATAATGGTGGCAAAAGTCAGTTGGAAAAAGAAGTGGTAAAGGATGAGGGTCATGACTCTCCATCACCAGATGTCCCCATAACATTTCCTTCTTGGGACACAATTGTGAATGACAATGGAGAACAAAATGTCTCAGT GGAAGACGCCCAAAATCCCAGCTTCTGGTCCAGAGTTTGCTTACATAACATGGCAAACCTAGCCAAGGAAGCTACAACAGCAAGACGTGTTCTTGAGTCTTTGTTCCGTTACTTGGATAGTGAAAACTTATGGACTCTTCAAACTGGTCTTGCCTTTCCAGTCTTAAAGGATATGCAGCTTTTAATGGAGAGCTCTG GACAGAATACACATTTTTTGCTGTCATTATTAGTTAAGCATCTTGACCATAAAAGTGTTCTCAAACAACCTGACGTGCAACTTCAGATTCTAGAGGTTACATCCTCCCTTGCTCGATATTCAAAAGTTGAGCCTTCTGTAGCAATACTTGGTGCAGTTAGTGATGTTATGAGGCATTTACGAAAGAGCATACATTGCTCACTTGACGATGCAACTCTGGGAGTTGAAACTATAAATTGGAACAAGAACTTTAAAGAAGCTGTAGATAACTGCCTTGTACAGTTATCGCAAAAG GTTGGAGATGCAGGTCCAATTCTTGATGCTATGGCTGTGATGTTGGAGAACATCTCAAATATTACAGTTATAGCTAGAGCTACAGTCTCTGTTGTCTATCGAACTGCTCAAGTTATTGCTTCAATTCCAAATCCATCTTATCTAAACAAG GAGGCCCATTCTCTACGGCTTAGTAGCACCCAGATCAGTCTCTTGCTTTCATCAATTTGGGCACAGTCTGTCTCTCCTCAAAATACACCACGAAACTATGAAGCAATTGCTCATACATACAGCCTAGTGTTGCTCTTCTCTCGAGCCAAG AATTCTAGCAATGAGGCTCTTGTTCGTAGTTTCCAGCTAGCCTTTTCATTGCGATGTATCTCTCTTAATGAAGGAG GGCCACTTCCACCATCATGTCGTAGATCACTTTTCACCTTGGCAACATCAATGATCCTATTTTCATCAAAAGCATCCAATATTCTTCCTATTGTCTATTCTACGAAGGTTGCTCTTAGAGAAAGAGTG GTTGATCCATTCTTGCACTTGGTGGAAGATTGCAAGTTGAAGGTAGTTGACACTGGGTCTGACCGACCAACAAATGTTTATGGATCtaaagaagatgacgatttggcTGCAAAGACACTCTCACAAATTCAGATTACCCCAGAGCAAGATAATGAAAGCCTTGCTTCTGAGATCTTGAAAAGCTTGGGAATTTCGTCAGAA cCTGAATTGTCCAATACACGAGCACAGCTGTTAAGTAAATTCTTGCCAGATGATGTGTGTCCTCTAGGTTCCCACTTGACTATCGATCAACTGCATAAAGAATATCAAGCTGGTGCGGAAGAGAGTAAATCTACCAAGGAG GATGATGCTTTTGCAGAACCATTTGAATGTCAAACCAAGGATGGTTCAGGGTTTTCCCAGGAAACTCCAAAACCCTTGGATGTTAATCAACTCCTTGATTCA GTATGGGAGACTTCAGATCAGTTCGGAAGAATATCTGTCTCAACAGGACCTGACATGTCTTACAAGGATATGGCCCATCATTGTGAGACACTCCTAACCGGGAAACAGCAGAAGATGTCTGATTTGATGAGTGTCCACCTGAGACAAGACAGCTATTTTCAAAATCCTTTTCATGCAGAACAG CCTGGCCCTGTCTTTGAGCAAACAAGTGGTACCAACTCATTGCAACAGCCTGTTGGCACTCTTCCAATGCTGTGTGCAACTGAGTACCAGAACCATCTCCAGCCCTTCAGTTTTCCGTCCTCAACTCCATATGATAACATCCTAAAAGCTGCTGGTTGTTGA
- the LOC107921082 gene encoding uncharacterized protein: protein MAAKYIIASVAGSFAIAYVSDLLVSDSKIFGGTTPSTVSNKGWWEETDKKFQAWPRTAGPPVVMNPISRQNFIVKSGSES from the exons ATGGCAGCAAAGTATATAATTGCTTCTGTTGCGGGATCATTTGCCATTGCTTATGTATCTGATCTGCTTGTTTCTGATAGTAAGATTTTTGGAG GGACCACGCCTTCCACTGTTTCAAACAAGGGATGGTGGGAAGAAACTGACAAAAAATTTCAGGCTTGGCCCCGCACAGCTGGTCCTCCAGTCGTGATGAATCCCATCAGCCGCCAGAATTTCATCGTGAAGTCTGGTTCTGAATCTTGA